A genomic stretch from Arachis stenosperma cultivar V10309 chromosome 3, arast.V10309.gnm1.PFL2, whole genome shotgun sequence includes:
- the LOC130967945 gene encoding aquaporin SIP1-2-like — protein MGAIKSAMGDAILTSVWVFSLSSQRIISSEISSFLGFKPFTLPSLFLSTIINSIIVFTITSIGRLLGGASFNPSSTVSSYFLGLRPDSSLSSLAIRFPAQALGGALGAKGLLSVVPSQYKILLKGPYLKVDLHTGAFAEGALVFALNLAILIIVMKGPKNPFLKVYMISLTTLTLAICGSGYTGPSMNPANAFGWAYMYNRHMNWELFYVYWICPFIGAFFAALVYKALFMSPPEKKQKQKKA, from the coding sequence ATGGGGGCTATAAAATCAGCCATGGGAGATGCAATCTTAACATCGGTATGGGTCTTCAGCCTCTCATCACAAAGGATTATCTCATCAGAGATATCTTCCTTTCTTGGATTCAAACCATTCACACTTCCATCACTATTCCTCTCAACAATCATAAACTCCATCATAGTCTTCACCATAACCTCCATTGGAAGGCTCTTAGGTGGTGCAAGCTTCAACCCTTCATCCACAGTTTCATCCTACTTCTTAGGCCTAAGGCCAGATTCATCACTCTCATCATTGGCCATAAGGTTCCCTGCTCAAGCACTTGGTGGGGCCCTTGGTGCAAAAGGGTTACTTTCTGTCGTGCCCTCACAGTATAAGATTTTGCTGAAAGGTCCTTACTTGAAGGTGGATTTACACACTGGTGCTTTTGCTGAAGGAGCATTGGTTTTTGCACTTAACTTGGCTATACTCATTATTGTTATGAAGGGTCCTAAGAATCCTTTCTTGAAGGTTTATATGATTTCTTTGACAACTTTGACTTTGGCTATTTGTGGTTCTGGTTACACTGGACCTTCTATGAACCCTGCAAATGCATTTGGTTGGGCTTATATGTATAATAGGCATATGAATTGGGAGCTGTTTTATGTCTATTGGATTTGCCCTTTTATTGGGGCATTTTTTGCTGCTTTGGTTTATAAGGCTCTGTTTATGTCACCACCAGagaagaagcagaagcagaagaaAGCTTGA